One Apis cerana isolate GH-2021 linkage group LG16, AcerK_1.0, whole genome shotgun sequence DNA segment encodes these proteins:
- the LOC108000517 gene encoding S-phase kinase-associated protein 2 isoform X7 produces the protein MNSGVAEHTRLSEDCLDNSEEFSPPEREDSGITMSGPPSSPWWNSKRLRLDDKPEILEDMGVSMLEDEASSYESTKKTGSLEQTTSPIISDNSGQCDKINSFQSQENIYRGSNFDTVSMDSFEATRRLDHDPYESDELTTYSTIGNESGYSSKMEIDNLIDTKETFSKNDLNDSSVKSSLEQFYLYRRKRKPSIVGEDKFNKLSDEMILMILKWLPKKCLVRSMLVCKRWCQIARDEALWSRLDLGSKVLNEGTLGHILPRGVQILRLAQAEIADPVFLENSEVLTDGYISKLQYLDLSMAVISSNGLAMLLSKCKYLKKLSLEKCTVNRLCCKAISDNNDLEILNLTMCEGLDIECIKNLMKLKNLNAVNMAWCSLDTETMTLLCKSLPPSVTRLNIAGCRKTMTDDNVKDLVKSCPDIIELDLSDCTMLTMNTVRSLLDLSKLEHLSLSRCYGIPPSTYVTLAYMPSLLYLDVFGVIPEPVLKTLQVTCGETQLNKYLYSSVARPTVGVRRTSIWGLRVRD, from the exons ATGAATTCCGGCGTGGCGGAACACACGAGACTTAGTGAAGATTGCTTGGACAATTCTGAAGAATTTTCACCACCTGAAag GGAAGACTCTGGAATTACTATGTCAGGACCGCCTTCTTCACCCTGGTGGAACAG CAAACGACTACGCCTAGATGACA AACcagaaattttagaagataTGGGTGTTAGTATGTTAGAAGATGAAGCATCAAGTTATGAAAGTACAAAAAAGACTGGTTCTCTGGAACAAACAACTTCACCAATTATTTCAGATAACAGTGGACaatgtgataaaattaatagttttcagagtcaagaaaatatttatagaggtTCCAACTTTGATACCGTTAGTATGGACAG ctTTGAAGCTACTCGAAGATTAGATCACGATCCATATGAATCTGATGAACTTACAACATATTCAACAATTGGAAATGAATCTGGTTATTCTTCTAAAAtggaaatagataatttaattgatacaaaagaaaccttttcaaaaaatgatctTAATGATTCTTCTGTAAAAAGTAGTCttgaacaattttatctttatagaagaaaaagaaaaccttCAATTGTTggtgaagataaatttaataaattatccgatgaaatgattttaatgatattaaaatggcTTCCAAAGAAATGTTTg gtaCGTTCTATGTTAGTTTGTAAACGATGGTGTCAAATAGCGCGAGATGAAGCATTATGGAGCAGATTGGATTTAGGCAGTAAAGTATTAAATGAAGGTACATTAGGTCATATATTACCAAGAGGTGTGCAAATACTTCGACTTGCACAAGCAGAAATTGCTGATCCTGTATTTCTTGAGAATAGTGAAGTTCTTACTGATGGTTATATTAGTAAATTACAGTATTTAGACCTCTCAATGGCGGTAATTTCATCAAATGGATTGGCTATGTTACTATCTAAatgtaaatatcttaaaaaattgtcTCTAGAAAAATGTACAGTAAATAGATTGTGTTGCAAAGCTATTagtgataataatgatttagaaatattaaacttaacAATGTGTGAGGGTTTAGATATTGAATGTATCAAGAATTTGATGAAActtaaaaa TCTTAATGCTGTCAATATGGCTTGGTGTAGTTTAGATACTGAGACTATGACATTACTTTGTAAATCTTTGCCTCCGTCCGTTACGCGTTTAAATATAGCTGGATGCAGAAAAACTATGACAGATGATA ATGTTAAAGATTTAGTAAAAAGTTGTCcagatataatagaattagatTTGAGTGATTGTACTATGCTTACAATGAATACTGTTCGTAGTTTACTTGATTTGTCAAAATTAGAACATTTGTCGTTAAGTCGTTGTTATGGTATACCTCCTTCAACATATGTAACATTGGCATATATGCCATCTTTGCTATATTTGGATGTTTTTGGTGTAATACCTGAACCAGTACTAAAAACATTACAAGTTACCTGTGGTGAAACtcaacttaataaatatctatatagttCTGTTGCAAGACCAACAGTTGGTGTTCGAAGAACAAGTATTTGGGGACTTCGTGTTAGAGATTGA
- the LOC108000517 gene encoding S-phase kinase-associated protein 2 isoform X4 gives MNSGVAEHTRLSEDCLDNSEEFSPPERMMQVRYFARIGKVKNLCQWEDSGITMSGPPSSPWWNSKRLRLDDKPEILEDMGVSMLEDEASSYESTKKTGSLEQTTSPIISDNSGQCDKINSFQSQENIYRGSNFDTVSMDSFEATRRLDHDPYESDELTTYSTIGNESGYSSKMEIDNLIDTKETFSKNDLNDSSVKSSLEQFYLYRRKRKPSIVGEDKFNKLSDEMILMILKWLPKKCLVRSMLVCKRWCQIARDEALWSRLDLGSKVLNEGTLGHILPRGVQILRLAQAEIADPVFLENSEVLTDGYISKLQYLDLSMAVISSNGLAMLLSKCKYLKKLSLEKCTVNRLCCKAISDNNDLEILNLTMCEGLDIECIKNLMKLKNLNAVNMAWCSLDTETMTLLCKSLPPSVTRLNIAGCRKTMTDDNVKDLVKSCPDIIELDLSDCTMLTMNTVRSLLDLSKLEHLSLSRCYGIPPSTYVTLAYMPSLLYLDVFGVIPEPVLKTLQVTCGETQLNKYLYSSVARPTVGVRRTSIWGLRVRD, from the exons ATGAATTCCGGCGTGGCGGAACACACGAGACTTAGTGAAGATTGCTTGGACAATTCTGAAGAATTTTCACCACCTGAAag GATGATGCAGGTGCGTTATTTCGCGCGCATAGGTAAGGTTAAGAACCTCTGCCAGTG GGAAGACTCTGGAATTACTATGTCAGGACCGCCTTCTTCACCCTGGTGGAACAG CAAACGACTACGCCTAGATGACA AACcagaaattttagaagataTGGGTGTTAGTATGTTAGAAGATGAAGCATCAAGTTATGAAAGTACAAAAAAGACTGGTTCTCTGGAACAAACAACTTCACCAATTATTTCAGATAACAGTGGACaatgtgataaaattaatagttttcagagtcaagaaaatatttatagaggtTCCAACTTTGATACCGTTAGTATGGACAG ctTTGAAGCTACTCGAAGATTAGATCACGATCCATATGAATCTGATGAACTTACAACATATTCAACAATTGGAAATGAATCTGGTTATTCTTCTAAAAtggaaatagataatttaattgatacaaaagaaaccttttcaaaaaatgatctTAATGATTCTTCTGTAAAAAGTAGTCttgaacaattttatctttatagaagaaaaagaaaaccttCAATTGTTggtgaagataaatttaataaattatccgatgaaatgattttaatgatattaaaatggcTTCCAAAGAAATGTTTg gtaCGTTCTATGTTAGTTTGTAAACGATGGTGTCAAATAGCGCGAGATGAAGCATTATGGAGCAGATTGGATTTAGGCAGTAAAGTATTAAATGAAGGTACATTAGGTCATATATTACCAAGAGGTGTGCAAATACTTCGACTTGCACAAGCAGAAATTGCTGATCCTGTATTTCTTGAGAATAGTGAAGTTCTTACTGATGGTTATATTAGTAAATTACAGTATTTAGACCTCTCAATGGCGGTAATTTCATCAAATGGATTGGCTATGTTACTATCTAAatgtaaatatcttaaaaaattgtcTCTAGAAAAATGTACAGTAAATAGATTGTGTTGCAAAGCTATTagtgataataatgatttagaaatattaaacttaacAATGTGTGAGGGTTTAGATATTGAATGTATCAAGAATTTGATGAAActtaaaaa TCTTAATGCTGTCAATATGGCTTGGTGTAGTTTAGATACTGAGACTATGACATTACTTTGTAAATCTTTGCCTCCGTCCGTTACGCGTTTAAATATAGCTGGATGCAGAAAAACTATGACAGATGATA ATGTTAAAGATTTAGTAAAAAGTTGTCcagatataatagaattagatTTGAGTGATTGTACTATGCTTACAATGAATACTGTTCGTAGTTTACTTGATTTGTCAAAATTAGAACATTTGTCGTTAAGTCGTTGTTATGGTATACCTCCTTCAACATATGTAACATTGGCATATATGCCATCTTTGCTATATTTGGATGTTTTTGGTGTAATACCTGAACCAGTACTAAAAACATTACAAGTTACCTGTGGTGAAACtcaacttaataaatatctatatagttCTGTTGCAAGACCAACAGTTGGTGTTCGAAGAACAAGTATTTGGGGACTTCGTGTTAGAGATTGA
- the LOC108000517 gene encoding S-phase kinase-associated protein 2 isoform X6, with the protein MNSGVAEHTRLSEDCLDNSEEFSPPERMMQVRYFARIDSGITMSGPPSSPWWNSKRLRLDDKPEILEDMGVSMLEDEASSYESTKKTGSLEQTTSPIISDNSGQCDKINSFQSQENIYRGSNFDTVSMDSFEATRRLDHDPYESDELTTYSTIGNESGYSSKMEIDNLIDTKETFSKNDLNDSSVKSSLEQFYLYRRKRKPSIVGEDKFNKLSDEMILMILKWLPKKCLVRSMLVCKRWCQIARDEALWSRLDLGSKVLNEGTLGHILPRGVQILRLAQAEIADPVFLENSEVLTDGYISKLQYLDLSMAVISSNGLAMLLSKCKYLKKLSLEKCTVNRLCCKAISDNNDLEILNLTMCEGLDIECIKNLMKLKNLNAVNMAWCSLDTETMTLLCKSLPPSVTRLNIAGCRKTMTDDNVKDLVKSCPDIIELDLSDCTMLTMNTVRSLLDLSKLEHLSLSRCYGIPPSTYVTLAYMPSLLYLDVFGVIPEPVLKTLQVTCGETQLNKYLYSSVARPTVGVRRTSIWGLRVRD; encoded by the exons ATGAATTCCGGCGTGGCGGAACACACGAGACTTAGTGAAGATTGCTTGGACAATTCTGAAGAATTTTCACCACCTGAAag GATGATGCAGGTGCGTTATTTCGCGCGCATAG ACTCTGGAATTACTATGTCAGGACCGCCTTCTTCACCCTGGTGGAACAG CAAACGACTACGCCTAGATGACA AACcagaaattttagaagataTGGGTGTTAGTATGTTAGAAGATGAAGCATCAAGTTATGAAAGTACAAAAAAGACTGGTTCTCTGGAACAAACAACTTCACCAATTATTTCAGATAACAGTGGACaatgtgataaaattaatagttttcagagtcaagaaaatatttatagaggtTCCAACTTTGATACCGTTAGTATGGACAG ctTTGAAGCTACTCGAAGATTAGATCACGATCCATATGAATCTGATGAACTTACAACATATTCAACAATTGGAAATGAATCTGGTTATTCTTCTAAAAtggaaatagataatttaattgatacaaaagaaaccttttcaaaaaatgatctTAATGATTCTTCTGTAAAAAGTAGTCttgaacaattttatctttatagaagaaaaagaaaaccttCAATTGTTggtgaagataaatttaataaattatccgatgaaatgattttaatgatattaaaatggcTTCCAAAGAAATGTTTg gtaCGTTCTATGTTAGTTTGTAAACGATGGTGTCAAATAGCGCGAGATGAAGCATTATGGAGCAGATTGGATTTAGGCAGTAAAGTATTAAATGAAGGTACATTAGGTCATATATTACCAAGAGGTGTGCAAATACTTCGACTTGCACAAGCAGAAATTGCTGATCCTGTATTTCTTGAGAATAGTGAAGTTCTTACTGATGGTTATATTAGTAAATTACAGTATTTAGACCTCTCAATGGCGGTAATTTCATCAAATGGATTGGCTATGTTACTATCTAAatgtaaatatcttaaaaaattgtcTCTAGAAAAATGTACAGTAAATAGATTGTGTTGCAAAGCTATTagtgataataatgatttagaaatattaaacttaacAATGTGTGAGGGTTTAGATATTGAATGTATCAAGAATTTGATGAAActtaaaaa TCTTAATGCTGTCAATATGGCTTGGTGTAGTTTAGATACTGAGACTATGACATTACTTTGTAAATCTTTGCCTCCGTCCGTTACGCGTTTAAATATAGCTGGATGCAGAAAAACTATGACAGATGATA ATGTTAAAGATTTAGTAAAAAGTTGTCcagatataatagaattagatTTGAGTGATTGTACTATGCTTACAATGAATACTGTTCGTAGTTTACTTGATTTGTCAAAATTAGAACATTTGTCGTTAAGTCGTTGTTATGGTATACCTCCTTCAACATATGTAACATTGGCATATATGCCATCTTTGCTATATTTGGATGTTTTTGGTGTAATACCTGAACCAGTACTAAAAACATTACAAGTTACCTGTGGTGAAACtcaacttaataaatatctatatagttCTGTTGCAAGACCAACAGTTGGTGTTCGAAGAACAAGTATTTGGGGACTTCGTGTTAGAGATTGA